A single window of Nicotiana sylvestris chromosome 5, ASM39365v2, whole genome shotgun sequence DNA harbors:
- the LOC104242323 gene encoding shugoshin-1-like isoform X1 yields MEANLVNTPRKKLGDISNLPLRKRFTSEDKKPEHIPTASKEYIEMIQKENLVLMKILAERNKIIEITGVEIEKLRTNVQKMQQQNKQLAQANSKMLAELNSNKDRLKALQHELGCTKGLLKARNFEAEEQPRTNMCQNLNDEVKSMKCEETGDLLLGNGDDEKAINLKRRPRSKSVGSCEQVQFKDKAENKRPCIRRQSARLNPEALKLNEVSFDVQDKCALHPPTSDPVLENGLNSISISSDGLECNPLLRFEPVQFGISSLRRPSREAAKKVQSYKEIPVNIKMRRPR; encoded by the exons ATGGAGGCTAATTTGGTGAATACTCCAAGAAAAAAGCTTGGTGATATCAGCAACTTACCGCTGCGAAAGAGATTCACTAGCGAAGATAAGAAGCCAGAACATATCCCAACTGCTTCTAAAGAGTATATAGAAATGATCCAGAAG GAAAATTTGGTGTTGATGAAGATATTAGCAGAAAGAAA CAAAATCATTGAAATAACTGGAGTAGAGATAGAGAAACTGAGAACTAATGTGCAGAAAATGCAGCAACAGAACAAGCAGCTTGCTCAAGCAAACAGTAAAATGCTTGCG GAACTAAATTCAAATAAAGATAGG CTAAAAGCATTACAACATGAACTTGGATGCACAAAGGGTTTACTTAAGGCTAGAAATTTTGAAGCAGAG GAGCAACCAAGAACAAATATGTGCCAAAATCTGAATGATGAG GTGAAATCCATGAAGTGTGAGGAGACAGGAGATCTTTTGTTAGGAAATGGAGATGATGAGAAAGCTATAAATCTCAAAAGAAGGCCTCGGTCGAAGA GTGTGGGCTCTTGTGAGCAAGTTCAATTTAAGGATAAGGCGGAAAACAAAAG ACCTTGTATAAGGAGGCAATCTGCTCGGCTTAACCCTGAGGCGCTGAAACTCAATGAAGTTTCTTTCGATGTACAAGACAAATGTGCTCTGCACCCTCCAACAAGTGATCCAGTGCTAGAAAATGGTTTGAATTCCATTAGCATATCATCTGATGGTCTAGAGTGCAATCCTTTATTGAGGTTTGAACCTGTACAGTTTGGAATATCATCTCTGCGTAGGCCATCAAGGGAGGCAGCTAAGAAGGTCCAGTCATACAAGGAAATTCCTGTAAACATAAAAATGCGAAGACCACGATGA
- the LOC104242323 gene encoding SHUGOSHIN 2-like isoform X2, translated as MEANLVNTPRKKLGDISNLPLRKRFTSEDKKPEHIPTASKEYIEMIQKENLVLMKILAERNKIIEITGVEIEKLRTNVQKMQQQNKQLAQANSKMLAELNSNKDRLKALQHELGCTKGLLKARNFEAEEQPRTNMCQNLNDEVKSMKCEETGDLLLGNGDDEKAINLKRRPRSKSVGSCEQVQFKDKAENKRPCIRRQSARLNPEALKLNEVSFDVQDKCALHPPTSDPVLENGHQGRQLRRSSHTRKFL; from the exons ATGGAGGCTAATTTGGTGAATACTCCAAGAAAAAAGCTTGGTGATATCAGCAACTTACCGCTGCGAAAGAGATTCACTAGCGAAGATAAGAAGCCAGAACATATCCCAACTGCTTCTAAAGAGTATATAGAAATGATCCAGAAG GAAAATTTGGTGTTGATGAAGATATTAGCAGAAAGAAA CAAAATCATTGAAATAACTGGAGTAGAGATAGAGAAACTGAGAACTAATGTGCAGAAAATGCAGCAACAGAACAAGCAGCTTGCTCAAGCAAACAGTAAAATGCTTGCG GAACTAAATTCAAATAAAGATAGG CTAAAAGCATTACAACATGAACTTGGATGCACAAAGGGTTTACTTAAGGCTAGAAATTTTGAAGCAGAG GAGCAACCAAGAACAAATATGTGCCAAAATCTGAATGATGAG GTGAAATCCATGAAGTGTGAGGAGACAGGAGATCTTTTGTTAGGAAATGGAGATGATGAGAAAGCTATAAATCTCAAAAGAAGGCCTCGGTCGAAGA GTGTGGGCTCTTGTGAGCAAGTTCAATTTAAGGATAAGGCGGAAAACAAAAG ACCTTGTATAAGGAGGCAATCTGCTCGGCTTAACCCTGAGGCGCTGAAACTCAATGAAGTTTCTTTCGATGTACAAGACAAATGTGCTCTGCACCCTCCAACAAGTGATCCAGTGCTAGAAAATG GCCATCAAGGGAGGCAGCTAAGAAGGTCCAGTCATACAAGGAAATTCCTGTAA